A region of Salinibacter sp. 10B DNA encodes the following proteins:
- a CDS encoding DUF748 domain-containing protein: MGDSTPNHRTSRKRLLRTVGRWAALLVLLLGVGLLTAQVLLETVVDAGTVETIINDELSRSTNGRYHATVEAVDWSLWNRSAQIRGAVLKPDSAASRAQNGSREQPLAAEYAARIDTLQLTGLHLWPLLWQRMVSVETVSVRRPTLRITRHEHTRSDQDTTMPPPLQQRLPAMAIQHLEVRRGTLVTRGAASTPAPPMPVDSLWGGSLSATGVRTDPGALRDTSRLVVSDCLRISVEGYRRLSADRLFAVRMGPVRGSGADSSLAVENVQAHPTVPDAEFMRRHGHRTNRLDASIRRVALQGIDLQRALVGDALLLRTAVLDSLRVDVYRDNRLPPPRSDPPPNMPHERAQLQRRPFQIDSIRVTNGAVRYAKWDSASAAPGHITFGSIKATIRNVTNRPRDTVPASPAIIDATTRVAGTGRLATTIRLPLRSPTLSFSYEGRLGPMDPRAFNDALVPLSGVRIEDGHLDSLRFSAQVEDGEARGTLHGTYRSLDVEVVDEDKGRSLGTRLRSFVLDKLMVKSSNTPDDPPLRTGTIEHEYEEGDTFFKFLWHSLRSGLYSLVGL, translated from the coding sequence ATGGGCGACTCCACTCCCAATCATCGAACCTCGCGCAAGCGACTCCTGCGCACGGTTGGACGCTGGGCCGCGCTCCTCGTTCTCCTGCTCGGCGTCGGACTCCTAACGGCTCAGGTTCTTCTGGAGACAGTGGTGGACGCCGGCACCGTAGAAACGATCATCAACGACGAGTTGTCTCGCTCGACGAACGGGCGATACCATGCGACGGTCGAAGCGGTGGACTGGAGCCTCTGGAATCGGTCGGCCCAGATTCGAGGGGCAGTGTTGAAACCCGACTCTGCAGCCTCCCGTGCCCAGAACGGATCCAGAGAACAGCCTCTCGCTGCCGAGTACGCCGCCCGCATCGACACGCTGCAGCTGACGGGACTGCACCTCTGGCCTCTTCTCTGGCAACGCATGGTGTCGGTCGAAACGGTCAGCGTCCGGCGCCCGACTCTGCGGATCACCCGCCATGAGCACACGCGCTCCGACCAGGACACGACGATGCCCCCGCCGCTTCAGCAGCGGCTTCCGGCGATGGCCATTCAACATCTAGAGGTTCGGCGGGGCACCCTCGTCACTCGGGGAGCGGCGTCCACGCCCGCACCGCCCATGCCGGTCGATTCCCTCTGGGGGGGTTCGCTTTCCGCCACGGGGGTACGCACCGACCCAGGAGCCCTTCGCGACACGAGCCGTCTCGTCGTCAGTGATTGCCTTCGCATCTCGGTCGAGGGATACCGGCGCCTGTCCGCAGATCGACTCTTTGCGGTTCGAATGGGCCCGGTTCGGGGATCGGGCGCCGATTCTTCTTTGGCGGTCGAAAACGTTCAGGCTCATCCCACTGTGCCGGACGCCGAGTTTATGCGGCGGCACGGCCACCGGACGAACCGACTCGACGCCTCGATTCGCCGGGTGGCACTCCAGGGCATCGATCTTCAGCGGGCGCTCGTGGGAGACGCACTGCTACTCCGCACGGCCGTGCTCGACTCGCTACGGGTGGACGTGTATCGGGACAACCGTCTGCCGCCGCCTCGTTCGGATCCGCCGCCCAACATGCCGCACGAGCGTGCCCAGCTTCAGCGTCGACCCTTTCAAATCGACTCCATTCGCGTGACGAACGGAGCGGTGCGGTACGCGAAGTGGGATTCTGCCTCGGCGGCCCCCGGCCACATTACCTTCGGGTCCATCAAGGCCACAATCCGGAACGTGACGAATCGTCCCAGGGACACAGTCCCGGCGTCTCCCGCCATCATCGACGCCACGACTCGGGTGGCCGGGACCGGTCGACTGGCGACCACCATTCGCTTGCCGCTCCGATCCCCTACCCTCTCCTTCTCCTACGAGGGCCGGCTGGGCCCGATGGATCCCCGGGCGTTCAACGACGCGCTCGTTCCGTTGTCGGGCGTTCGGATCGAGGATGGGCACCTCGATAGTCTCCGGTTTTCCGCACAAGTTGAGGACGGGGAGGCTCGGGGGACCCTGCACGGCACCTATCGATCCCTCGACGTGGAAGTGGTGGACGAGGACAAAGGACGCAGCCTCGGCACCCGACTGCGCTCGTTCGTCCTGGACAAGCTGATGGTCAAGTCGAGCAACACGCCCGATGATCCTCCGCTTCGCACCGGCACTATCGAGCACGAATACGAGGAGGGAGATACCTTCTTCAAGTTCTTGTGGCACTCTCTCCGGAGCGGCCTCTACTCGCTGGTCGGACTCTGA